In Halobacillus amylolyticus, the following proteins share a genomic window:
- the tilS gene encoding tRNA lysidine(34) synthetase TilS: MIGIVQSYIKKHQLIQQNQTIVAAVSGGPDSLALLHYLNQLKVEMNLRIVAVSVDHGLRGETSLEELRFVEQIATEWALEFIGTSVDVRSYKKKTGAGTQEAARTLRYQFFEQVMKEVGGDVLALGHHGDDQAETMMMQMTRSVRPESIQGMPVSRLFSTGKLIRPFLCLSKGDLLQYCSVHKLAYKSDESNNETDYTRNAFRKHVMPFLKEQNPKLHKHMQLMSERVKDRQLYMESQAEQVLETMEMSNKNEPFVKFSLHTFLTFPLALQRTAFHLILNYLYGYQIEEVSYMHEEILFNLLRGDRPNAELDLPKGLKVIRAYDEVTLTFSRTDRTTFTKLLYIGDTIELPDGSTITAEWSESGRDRGLYEFICDSYHVKLPLIVRTRKPGDRIALKGMNGSKKVKDIFIDQKVPAYKREEWPLVTDSDGQVLWLVGLRKRRECTEDVSGTWLRLIYKK, encoded by the coding sequence TTGATAGGAATCGTGCAGTCATATATAAAGAAACATCAACTTATTCAACAGAATCAAACCATCGTCGCAGCCGTGTCTGGCGGACCCGATTCCCTTGCCCTGCTGCACTATTTAAATCAATTAAAAGTAGAAATGAATCTTAGAATCGTTGCAGTATCTGTTGATCATGGTCTCAGAGGTGAAACTTCGCTCGAAGAACTTCGTTTTGTTGAGCAGATCGCGACTGAATGGGCTCTTGAATTTATCGGAACCTCAGTCGATGTTCGTTCGTACAAGAAAAAGACAGGGGCTGGAACACAAGAAGCGGCCAGAACCCTGCGTTATCAATTTTTCGAACAGGTGATGAAAGAAGTAGGGGGGGACGTTCTTGCCCTAGGACATCATGGGGATGATCAGGCGGAAACGATGATGATGCAAATGACTCGCAGTGTACGCCCCGAATCCATCCAGGGTATGCCAGTTTCCAGACTCTTCTCAACAGGAAAACTCATTCGTCCTTTTCTTTGTTTGTCAAAGGGAGATCTGTTACAGTATTGCTCCGTACACAAATTAGCATATAAATCAGATGAGTCGAATAACGAAACCGATTATACCCGTAACGCGTTTAGGAAGCATGTGATGCCTTTTTTAAAGGAACAGAACCCGAAATTGCATAAACATATGCAGCTTATGAGTGAACGCGTAAAGGACCGTCAATTGTATATGGAGTCGCAGGCTGAGCAAGTGCTTGAAACGATGGAAATGTCTAATAAGAATGAACCTTTTGTGAAGTTTTCACTGCATACCTTTTTAACGTTTCCACTTGCTTTACAAAGGACTGCCTTTCATCTAATATTAAACTATCTGTATGGTTACCAAATTGAAGAAGTTTCCTACATGCATGAGGAAATACTATTTAATCTTTTACGTGGGGACAGACCCAACGCAGAGCTAGACTTGCCTAAAGGGTTAAAGGTTATTCGAGCTTATGATGAGGTGACTCTGACATTTAGTCGGACAGATCGTACGACTTTTACAAAGTTACTATACATAGGGGATACGATCGAACTTCCTGATGGGTCAACGATCACCGCGGAATGGAGTGAAAGCGGCAGGGATAGAGGTTTATATGAATTTATTTGTGATTCATATCACGTAAAACTTCCTCTTATTGTCCGAACGCGGAAACCTGGAGACCGGATCGCGTTAAAAGGAATGAATGGCTCGAAAAAGGTAAAAGATATCTTTATTGATCAAAAAGTCCCGGCATACAAGCGGGAAGAATGGCCGCTTGTAACAGACAGCGATGGGCAAGTTCTTTGGCTTGTTGGGTTGAGAAAGAGAAGAGAATGTACCGAGGATGTGTCTGGTACATGGCTTCGATTAATTTATAAAAAATAA
- a CDS encoding protein kinase domain-containing protein — MKKLDFNFTPGMTLQGKWQGHTYRIMKKLGEGACGVVYLCKSNGYTYALKVGTDSSRLMLEVNMLKKFSKVQGVKLGPSFVDVDDWVSQKQVTYPFYVMEYVQGELLPVFLQGRSKDWIALTAVQLLSDLEHLHETGYAFGDLKTDNLLMSASRVRWIDVGGVTAFGRAIKEFTEFYDRGYWGMDPEKQKRVMTYLLSR; from the coding sequence ATGAAGAAACTGGATTTTAACTTTACACCTGGAATGACTTTGCAGGGGAAATGGCAGGGACATACTTACCGTATTATGAAAAAGCTCGGAGAAGGAGCCTGTGGTGTCGTCTACCTATGTAAAAGCAATGGCTATACGTATGCTCTTAAAGTGGGGACAGATAGTTCCAGGCTGATGCTTGAGGTGAATATGCTAAAGAAATTCAGTAAGGTCCAAGGTGTGAAACTTGGGCCTTCTTTTGTGGACGTCGATGATTGGGTGAGCCAAAAACAAGTGACTTATCCTTTCTATGTGATGGAATATGTACAAGGAGAGCTGCTGCCAGTCTTCCTGCAGGGGAGAAGTAAAGACTGGATCGCATTGACAGCGGTTCAACTTCTTAGTGATCTTGAACATCTCCATGAGACAGGTTATGCTTTTGGTGATTTAAAGACAGATAACCTACTCATGTCAGCCTCACGTGTACGGTGGATTGATGTTGGTGGGGTCACAGCTTTCGGAAGAGCCATTAAAGAGTTTACCGAATTTTATGACCGCGGCTACTGGGGTATGGATCCAGAAAAGCAGAAGCGGGTTATGACCTATTTGCTGTCACGATGA
- a CDS encoding FtsB family cell division protein, which produces MAKKQSVARLDSTYMKHYDAYMERHTKKKKRLFRRIVLFALFVMIVVGSMVTFHVQQQTLQAKKQEHYEELQAKMETLKEEEESLNEEIKLLNNEEYVLQIARSDYFFSKEGEIIFKMPNEDPSY; this is translated from the coding sequence ATGGCAAAAAAACAGTCAGTGGCCCGCCTAGATTCTACATACATGAAGCACTATGATGCCTATATGGAACGGCACACCAAAAAGAAAAAGCGCCTTTTCCGCCGAATCGTCCTGTTTGCTTTATTCGTAATGATCGTGGTAGGCTCCATGGTGACTTTTCATGTTCAACAACAAACGTTACAGGCAAAGAAACAAGAGCATTATGAGGAACTACAAGCTAAAATGGAAACACTAAAGGAGGAAGAGGAGAGCTTAAACGAAGAGATCAAACTTCTTAATAACGAAGAATACGTACTACAAATTGCAAGATCGGACTATTTCTTCTCGAAAGAAGGCGAGATTATCTTTAAAATGCCAAATGAGGATCCTTCGTATTGA
- the yabP gene encoding sporulation protein YabP: protein MNVRTHQVDHNVKMWNRRNLEISGVREVDSFDSEEFLLQTSMGYLVIRGQNLQMKNLDLEEGEVSIKGRVYEMSYLDENQGEKAKGLFSKLFK, encoded by the coding sequence ATGAATGTACGGACACATCAAGTCGATCATAATGTGAAGATGTGGAATAGAAGAAACTTGGAAATATCCGGTGTAAGAGAGGTAGACAGCTTTGACAGCGAAGAATTTTTACTGCAGACAAGCATGGGCTATTTAGTCATACGCGGACAGAATCTCCAGATGAAGAACCTGGATCTGGAGGAGGGAGAAGTTTCTATAAAGGGCCGTGTGTATGAAATGTCTTATCTGGACGAGAACCAAGGGGAGAAAGCTAAAGGGCTATTTAGCAAGCTTTTCAAATGA
- the hslO gene encoding Hsp33 family molecular chaperone HslO codes for MSDYLIRAMGFNGQVRAYAIQSTETVEEARRRQDSWATASAALGRTLTISAMMGVMLKGEDKLTIKVEGDGPIGAIIADANSRGEVRGYLKNPHVDFDLNSKGKLDVARAVGTAGTLSVVKDLGMRDHFTGQVPIVSGEIGEDFTYYFANSEQVPSAVGAGVLVNTDHSILAAGGFIIQMMPGADEKTTAAIEERLSEIAPISTMIREGKTPEQILHALLGEENVQLLDTLPVSFSCHCSRERVEMAISSLGDEEIERMIEEDHGAEAKCHFCNEAYHFDENDLKELQSSPSQ; via the coding sequence ATGTCAGATTATTTAATTCGCGCAATGGGGTTTAACGGACAAGTTCGTGCCTATGCGATTCAGTCAACAGAGACTGTAGAAGAAGCACGCCGTAGACAGGATTCATGGGCCACTGCTTCAGCCGCGTTAGGTCGGACGCTGACAATAAGTGCTATGATGGGTGTTATGTTGAAAGGTGAAGATAAGCTGACTATTAAAGTAGAGGGAGACGGCCCGATCGGTGCCATTATTGCTGATGCTAATTCCCGGGGTGAAGTACGTGGTTATTTAAAAAACCCTCATGTTGATTTTGATTTGAATAGTAAAGGGAAGTTGGACGTAGCACGAGCTGTAGGAACGGCAGGTACATTAAGTGTTGTAAAGGACCTCGGTATGAGAGACCACTTTACGGGACAAGTTCCAATCGTCTCCGGCGAAATTGGTGAGGACTTCACCTATTATTTTGCTAATTCTGAACAAGTCCCTTCTGCGGTTGGAGCAGGGGTGCTCGTTAACACAGACCATTCAATTTTGGCTGCAGGCGGATTTATCATTCAGATGATGCCTGGTGCAGATGAAAAAACGACCGCTGCTATTGAGGAGCGTCTTAGTGAAATTGCCCCGATTTCTACAATGATTCGTGAAGGGAAAACTCCTGAACAAATTTTGCATGCCTTACTGGGTGAAGAGAATGTTCAATTATTAGATACCCTGCCTGTTTCGTTTTCCTGTCATTGTTCCAGAGAACGAGTAGAAATGGCAATCTCAAGTCTCGGTGATGAGGAAATCGAGCGTATGATTGAAGAAGATCATGGGGCAGAAGCGAAGTGTCATTTCTGTAACGAAGCGTATCATTTTGATGAAAATGACTTAAAAGAATTGCAATCCAGTCCATCACAATAA
- a CDS encoding S1 domain-containing RNA-binding protein, which yields MSIEVGSKLQGKVTGITNFGAFVELPEGQTGLVHISEVADNYVKDINEHLSQGDQVEVKVINVGDDGKIGLSIKKAKENYGRRAPKKPRKPAESFEQKMSAFMKDSEDRLASLKKQTETKRGGRGAKRG from the coding sequence ATGTCCATTGAAGTAGGCAGCAAGTTGCAGGGTAAGGTAACGGGTATCACTAATTTCGGAGCATTTGTTGAGCTCCCTGAAGGACAGACCGGTCTGGTTCACATTAGTGAAGTTGCCGATAACTATGTAAAAGACATTAATGAACACCTTAGCCAAGGTGACCAAGTAGAGGTCAAAGTCATTAATGTTGGGGATGATGGGAAGATTGGCTTATCCATCAAGAAAGCAAAAGAAAACTACGGTCGTCGTGCGCCAAAAAAACCTCGTAAACCGGCGGAATCATTCGAACAAAAAATGAGTGCCTTTATGAAGGATAGCGAAGATCGTCTAGCATCACTGAAAAAGCAAACCGAAACCAAACGTGGAGGTCGGGGTGCTAAAAGAGGATAG
- the spoIIE gene encoding stage II sporulation protein E: protein MLGTVMKRAGRQTVWRESSLNRGLGRVSLTFFSFLANKGVFHLVLSLLLGRAIILSSMAPFGVAFLAVIWWLKRPLIIPATVMMAAGASTYSLGHAGFILGASATFLLLSLILNRMNQPQQLLPFMALLASAIPRTASLAFLERWHLYEIFLVAAEGILSFILVLIFMQSLPLLSPRRYHPTLKNEEIVCLIILLASVLTGMIGVEIQGVATVDVFSRYLVILLAYIAGAAIGSTVGVVTGLVLSLAAADHLYQMSLLAFSGLLGGLLKEGNKLGVSAGLLVSTVLMSFYMGGSLSSSMWASVFAVILFLLTPNQWVKRLSRYVPGTDEHSREQQKYLQKVRDVTAVRVGKFSDVFEALSKSFIHLDAPKEEAANNKEVDYFLSDVTEKTCQSCFKKERCWVNQFDETHHLMTDLMVELDEKEEPGRVMRKNVDQYCVKSQKLIDTMKHELSFYHANKQLKQQVLESRRFVADQLHGVSEVMNSFANEIVKEREHHEQKEQIIHGALERMGFEVAKLEIYTLDAGNIDLELIIEIDNYRGEGAKLIAPVLSDILEETIVVTMEDISPYPHGRCLLTFGSAKHYTIESGVAHAAKGGGFISGDSYSMMELGRGKYALAISDGMGNGARAHEESMETLRLLKQILQSGIKESVAIKSINSILSLRTNDEIFSTLDLAVIDLHQATSKFIKVGSTPSFIKRGRQIFAVESGNLPMGIIEDVEVDTTSEQLKAGDLLIMVSDGILEGPKHLENVEIWLKRKIKEIDRTDPQEVADLLLEEVIRTQAGAIDDDMTVLVARIDHYVPEWSAIPFDKKRA from the coding sequence ATGTTGGGGACGGTTATGAAGCGTGCTGGGCGCCAGACAGTATGGAGAGAATCTTCTTTGAATAGGGGGCTTGGACGTGTTTCGCTTACATTTTTCAGCTTTTTAGCTAACAAAGGTGTGTTTCATTTGGTGCTCAGCCTGCTTCTTGGACGAGCGATTATTTTATCATCTATGGCACCATTTGGGGTAGCTTTTCTTGCGGTGATCTGGTGGCTTAAACGACCTCTCATCATCCCTGCTACGGTCATGATGGCAGCTGGGGCTTCTACATATAGTTTGGGTCATGCCGGGTTCATTCTCGGTGCTTCAGCCACCTTTTTATTACTCAGTTTAATTTTAAATCGCATGAATCAACCGCAGCAGCTGTTGCCTTTTATGGCATTGCTTGCAAGTGCGATTCCAAGGACAGCAAGTTTGGCTTTCCTGGAGCGGTGGCATTTATACGAAATCTTTCTCGTAGCAGCGGAAGGGATTCTTAGTTTTATTCTTGTTCTTATCTTTATGCAGAGTCTTCCGTTATTATCACCAAGACGTTATCATCCAACCTTAAAAAATGAGGAAATTGTGTGCTTGATCATTTTATTAGCTTCTGTACTAACTGGGATGATTGGTGTTGAAATTCAAGGGGTAGCAACGGTTGATGTGTTTTCACGTTATTTAGTCATCCTGCTTGCCTATATTGCAGGGGCAGCGATCGGGTCTACGGTGGGTGTCGTAACGGGGTTGGTCCTTAGTTTGGCAGCTGCGGATCATTTATATCAGATGAGTCTGCTAGCTTTTTCCGGGTTGTTAGGAGGGTTATTAAAAGAAGGAAACAAGTTAGGGGTAAGTGCTGGTTTACTTGTGAGCACGGTGTTAATGAGCTTTTATATGGGAGGCAGCTTGTCTTCATCGATGTGGGCATCGGTCTTTGCGGTCATATTGTTTTTGTTAACCCCTAATCAATGGGTAAAGCGTTTGTCCCGTTATGTACCTGGAACGGATGAACATAGCCGAGAGCAGCAGAAATACTTGCAGAAGGTACGTGACGTGACGGCTGTGCGGGTCGGCAAGTTTTCTGATGTATTTGAAGCGTTATCCAAGAGTTTCATTCATTTGGATGCCCCAAAGGAGGAGGCAGCCAACAATAAGGAGGTTGATTATTTTCTTAGTGATGTGACCGAGAAGACGTGCCAGTCTTGTTTTAAAAAGGAAAGATGCTGGGTGAATCAGTTTGATGAAACCCACCATTTAATGACGGACTTAATGGTGGAACTTGATGAGAAAGAGGAACCTGGGAGGGTGATGCGTAAAAACGTTGATCAATATTGTGTGAAGTCACAGAAGCTGATCGATACAATGAAACATGAGCTGTCTTTTTACCATGCGAATAAACAGCTGAAGCAGCAGGTGTTAGAGAGTCGCAGGTTCGTAGCGGACCAGCTCCATGGCGTGTCTGAAGTCATGAATAGTTTTGCCAATGAAATTGTGAAAGAAAGAGAGCATCATGAACAAAAAGAACAAATTATTCACGGGGCGCTTGAGCGAATGGGCTTTGAGGTAGCGAAGCTCGAAATTTATACATTGGATGCAGGCAATATTGACTTAGAGTTAATCATTGAAATTGATAATTATCGTGGGGAAGGGGCAAAACTGATTGCGCCGGTGCTTTCAGACATTCTTGAGGAGACGATTGTTGTAACGATGGAGGATATATCTCCATATCCACATGGACGATGTCTGCTGACGTTTGGATCAGCTAAGCATTATACAATTGAATCGGGAGTTGCGCACGCTGCTAAAGGGGGAGGATTCATATCAGGGGACAGCTATTCAATGATGGAGCTCGGACGGGGGAAGTATGCCCTTGCTATTAGTGATGGGATGGGAAACGGAGCACGAGCCCATGAGGAGAGTATGGAGACTCTCCGTTTGTTAAAACAAATTTTGCAATCAGGAATAAAAGAATCGGTGGCCATAAAGTCGATAAATTCAATTCTGTCATTACGAACTAATGATGAGATATTTTCAACGCTTGATTTAGCAGTGATCGACCTGCATCAGGCCACATCTAAATTTATAAAAGTAGGCAGCACCCCAAGCTTCATTAAACGCGGGAGGCAGATTTTTGCCGTCGAGTCAGGGAACCTTCCGATGGGCATTATCGAAGACGTCGAGGTAGATACAACGAGTGAGCAGCTCAAGGCAGGAGATCTGCTGATCATGGTGAGCGATGGCATTCTTGAAGGTCCGAAGCACTTAGAGAATGTGGAGATTTGGTTGAAACGGAAAATAAAAGAGATTGACCGAACGGACCCTCAAGAGGTCGCTGATCTATTATTAGAAGAGGTAATACGGACACAGGCGGGCGCGATTGATGATGATATGACAGTGCTCGTTGCCAGAATTGATCATTATGTTCCGGAGTGGTCTGCCATTCCTTTTGATAAAAAACGAGCCTAG
- a CDS encoding type III pantothenate kinase — translation MNFVLDVGNTNTVLGVFNEEQLKYQWRIKTDRHKTEDEYGMLIKSLFVHEGLTFEDINGVIISSVVPPIMFALDRMSRYYFGKQPMIIGEHNVDHGLAMKYPNPREIGADRIVNAVGAVDEYDTPLIIIDFGTATTYCYVNEDGEYVGGAIAPGINISMEALYAKAAKLPKIEIKSPQDVIGQSTVEAMQSGVFYGYVGQVDEVVRRMKETSSKTPTVIATGGLAGLIADQSRTIDHVDPYLTLKGLHKIYQNNKDKLVFKGEG, via the coding sequence ATGAATTTTGTACTTGATGTCGGAAATACAAATACGGTACTCGGGGTTTTTAATGAAGAACAGCTAAAGTATCAGTGGCGTATTAAAACGGACCGCCATAAGACGGAAGATGAATATGGTATGCTTATTAAATCCTTGTTTGTTCATGAAGGACTAACGTTTGAAGATATAAATGGTGTCATTATTTCGTCTGTAGTTCCGCCAATTATGTTTGCGCTTGATCGAATGTCTCGTTATTATTTTGGGAAACAGCCTATGATCATTGGAGAACATAATGTTGATCATGGTTTAGCTATGAAATATCCTAACCCTCGTGAGATTGGCGCGGACCGTATCGTTAATGCAGTAGGCGCGGTAGATGAATATGATACACCTTTGATTATTATTGACTTCGGAACAGCTACAACGTATTGTTACGTCAATGAAGACGGAGAATATGTAGGTGGGGCTATTGCGCCCGGTATTAATATTTCCATGGAGGCTCTCTATGCCAAAGCAGCAAAGCTTCCTAAAATCGAAATTAAGAGTCCCCAAGATGTAATTGGCCAATCGACTGTCGAAGCGATGCAGTCAGGTGTGTTTTATGGATATGTAGGGCAAGTGGACGAAGTTGTCCGCCGTATGAAGGAGACGTCTTCTAAAACTCCTACAGTCATTGCTACAGGGGGCCTGGCTGGGTTAATTGCTGATCAGTCAAGGACCATAGATCATGTTGACCCTTATTTAACATTAAAAGGGCTTCATAAGATTTACCAAAACAACAAGGATAAACTAGTGTTTAAAGGAGAAGGATGA
- the ftsH gene encoding ATP-dependent zinc metalloprotease FtsH, producing the protein MSRIFRNTIFYLLIFLVVIAVVGLFRGQGEPQETLNVNEFYDRLNSGQIEEMTMQPVNGVIGITGQLAGSEEGEGAFTAQLPANEEIISNVTQVAQEQSVLTVEEAEQPSVWVTVLTSIIPFVIIFILFIFLLNQAQGGGSRVMNFGKSKAKMYSEEKKKVRFKDVAGADEEKQELVEVVDFLKDPRKFSQVGARIPKGVLLVGPPGTGKTLLARAVAGEAGVPFFSISGSDFVEMFVGVGASRVRDLFENAKKNAPCIIFIDEIDAVGRQRGAGLGGGHDEREQTLNQLLVEMDGFGANEGIIMIAATNRPDILDPALLRPGRFDRQITVDRPDVKGRQAVLGVHARNKPLSDNVDLKTIALRTPGFSGADLENLLNEAALVAARANAKSIDMEHVDEAIDRVIAGPAKKSRVISQKERNIVAHHESGHTVIGMVLDDADMVHKVTIVPRGQAGGYAVMLPREDRYFMTKPELLDKITGLLGGRVAEEVMFGEVSTGAHNDFQRATAIARKMVTEYGMSEKLGPLQFGSNSGGQVFLGRDIQNEQNYSDQIAYDIDTEVQNFINDSYERAKTILTDNKDKLELIASTLLDVETLDATQITSLFEKGRLPTDEELEEIAIKNNKQLRANQEEQKEIDEKQEKNLQVNVQSKQDEESRSSSEVEKDDSTKDSTEDQKNDSHDSDNDKKQ; encoded by the coding sequence ATGAGCCGTATATTTCGCAACACCATATTTTATTTACTTATCTTCCTCGTAGTTATCGCCGTAGTTGGTCTATTTAGAGGTCAAGGTGAGCCACAGGAAACCTTAAATGTGAACGAATTTTACGATAGATTGAACAGTGGCCAAATTGAAGAAATGACGATGCAGCCTGTCAATGGGGTTATTGGAATCACAGGGCAGCTTGCTGGCAGTGAAGAAGGTGAAGGGGCTTTTACAGCTCAGCTTCCAGCTAACGAAGAAATCATTTCTAACGTTACACAAGTCGCTCAAGAACAAAGTGTATTAACTGTTGAAGAAGCAGAACAGCCAAGTGTATGGGTGACAGTATTAACATCCATCATACCGTTTGTGATTATATTTATCCTGTTCATCTTCTTGCTTAATCAGGCTCAGGGCGGCGGAAGTCGTGTCATGAACTTTGGTAAGAGTAAGGCGAAGATGTACAGTGAAGAGAAGAAAAAGGTGCGTTTCAAAGACGTTGCTGGTGCAGATGAAGAAAAGCAAGAGCTTGTAGAAGTTGTAGATTTCTTGAAAGACCCTCGTAAGTTCTCGCAAGTGGGTGCACGTATTCCTAAAGGTGTCCTATTAGTGGGACCGCCTGGTACAGGTAAAACCTTACTTGCAAGAGCCGTTGCTGGAGAAGCTGGTGTTCCATTCTTCTCGATCAGTGGTTCTGACTTCGTAGAAATGTTTGTAGGTGTAGGTGCTTCTCGTGTACGTGACTTATTCGAGAATGCTAAGAAAAATGCACCGTGTATTATCTTTATCGATGAAATTGATGCGGTTGGTCGTCAGCGTGGAGCTGGTCTCGGTGGAGGGCATGATGAACGTGAACAAACCCTAAACCAGCTTCTTGTTGAAATGGATGGATTCGGTGCCAATGAAGGGATCATTATGATTGCTGCAACTAACCGTCCTGACATTCTTGACCCTGCCTTGCTTCGTCCGGGACGTTTCGATCGTCAAATCACGGTTGACCGTCCTGATGTGAAAGGGCGTCAGGCTGTACTTGGTGTACATGCTCGTAACAAACCATTATCTGATAATGTTGACCTTAAAACGATTGCCCTTCGCACACCTGGATTCTCAGGTGCCGACCTTGAAAACTTATTGAACGAAGCGGCACTTGTTGCTGCTCGTGCCAATGCGAAGAGCATTGATATGGAGCACGTCGATGAAGCAATCGATCGAGTGATTGCCGGTCCAGCTAAAAAGAGTCGTGTCATTTCTCAAAAAGAACGCAATATTGTTGCCCACCATGAGAGTGGCCATACGGTGATCGGTATGGTTCTGGATGATGCAGATATGGTTCATAAGGTAACGATCGTTCCTCGAGGTCAAGCAGGCGGATATGCTGTTATGTTACCTCGTGAAGACCGCTACTTTATGACAAAACCTGAATTACTTGATAAGATTACTGGCCTGCTGGGCGGTCGTGTTGCTGAAGAAGTTATGTTTGGTGAAGTATCTACGGGTGCTCACAATGACTTTCAGCGTGCGACAGCTATCGCGCGGAAGATGGTAACAGAATACGGGATGAGTGAGAAGCTTGGACCGCTTCAATTTGGATCAAATTCCGGCGGTCAGGTATTCCTAGGTCGTGATATTCAAAATGAACAGAACTACAGTGATCAAATTGCCTATGACATTGATACAGAAGTTCAAAACTTCATTAACGATAGTTATGAACGCGCGAAAACGATCTTAACTGACAATAAAGATAAGCTTGAATTAATTGCAAGCACATTGTTAGATGTAGAAACATTGGATGCTACTCAGATTACATCCTTGTTTGAAAAAGGCCGCTTGCCTACAGATGAAGAATTAGAAGAAATTGCAATTAAGAACAATAAACAGCTTAGAGCCAATCAAGAAGAGCAAAAAGAAATTGATGAAAAACAAGAGAAGAATCTTCAAGTTAATGTCCAATCAAAACAAGATGAAGAATCCCGTTCTTCTTCAGAGGTTGAAAAGGACGATTCTACAAAGGATTCCACAGAGGATCAAAAGAACGATAGTCACGACTCCGATAACGACAAGAAACAGTAA
- the hpt gene encoding hypoxanthine phosphoribosyltransferase, producing the protein MHSEIEKILISEEEIQEKCKEIGAQLTEEYNGRFPLAIGVLKGAMPFMGDLLKRVETHLEMDFMDVSSYNGGMRSSGEVKIVKDLDTQVEGRDLLIIEDIIDSGLTLSYLVDLFKYRKARSIKIVTLLDKPTGRTSHIKADTIGFDVPDEFVVGYGLDYNEKYRNLPYIGVLKPEVYGG; encoded by the coding sequence ATGCATAGTGAAATTGAGAAGATCTTAATTTCCGAGGAGGAAATTCAAGAGAAGTGCAAGGAAATCGGGGCGCAGCTAACAGAAGAATACAACGGCCGCTTCCCGTTGGCTATTGGTGTTTTAAAAGGTGCTATGCCTTTTATGGGGGACCTTTTAAAACGAGTTGAAACACACCTTGAGATGGACTTTATGGATGTTTCAAGCTACAACGGTGGTATGAGATCCTCAGGTGAGGTTAAAATTGTTAAAGACCTTGATACTCAGGTAGAAGGAAGAGACCTGTTAATCATAGAGGATATTATAGATAGTGGGTTAACATTAAGCTATCTGGTGGACTTATTTAAGTATCGTAAGGCTAGATCCATTAAAATCGTAACGTTACTTGATAAACCGACAGGAAGAACATCACATATAAAGGCAGATACAATCGGATTTGACGTTCCGGATGAGTTTGTTGTTGGATACGGATTAGATTATAACGAAAAATATCGTAACCTTCCCTATATAGGCGTGCTTAAACCGGAAGTGTACGGGGGCTGA
- the yabQ gene encoding spore cortex biosynthesis protein YabQ codes for MTLTAQFMTMVAMISGGIYIGAAVDTFERLFYKRNKKSWLELVWQLTFWVTQAALLFFLLFIVNYGELRLYVFVAILCGYAAYRGLLQTSYKKILEHIIRVVTKLVTFFWRLFNAVIIWPIRTIILLITSLLFAVYKVFYKSTHLLFLVVLYPFLLVFRVIWKLLPESLKKNLNKTAGFWIKIKNTINKWKDRTRK; via the coding sequence ATGACACTGACAGCGCAATTTATGACGATGGTCGCAATGATAAGCGGTGGGATCTATATAGGTGCTGCAGTAGATACTTTTGAACGGCTTTTTTATAAGAGGAATAAGAAGAGCTGGCTTGAGCTCGTTTGGCAGCTTACCTTTTGGGTGACTCAGGCTGCTCTTCTCTTTTTCCTATTGTTTATCGTGAACTACGGTGAATTGCGTCTGTATGTTTTTGTAGCGATTCTGTGTGGATATGCAGCGTATCGTGGATTACTTCAAACAAGTTACAAAAAAATACTGGAACACATTATACGTGTTGTAACAAAATTAGTTACCTTTTTCTGGCGCCTCTTCAATGCCGTGATTATTTGGCCGATTCGAACCATTATTTTACTTATTACTTCTTTACTATTTGCCGTTTATAAAGTATTTTATAAGAGTACTCATTTATTGTTTCTTGTCGTTTTATATCCATTCCTGTTGGTTTTTCGTGTTATCTGGAAGCTACTGCCGGAAAGTCTGAAAAAAAATTTAAACAAAACAGCAGGGTTTTGGATTAAAATAAAGAATACTATAAATAAATGGAAAGATCGAACGCGCAAATAA